From a region of the Argiope bruennichi chromosome 8, qqArgBrue1.1, whole genome shotgun sequence genome:
- the LOC129980573 gene encoding exocyst complex component 4-like isoform X1, whose product MSSEALPNLISELMSSKCDGDRLRTRARFEQHSEILDAKLNHLIKSHSPDLSRILESTSKSIQVVSTAKEKCRALKERIISCKEILQCKRDDLRRLWLESLEHKYVYQILEEIGRLRKIPATVNDHLAHKKYLQATEILVSSLSILEEDLRDTEGLKNLRCELHRLIDRLYSVFLEELTQELYMSTFHTVFQGKHDVGFEEVTYEKVFSSEIVKNSTKSIDFNVAYVTTLLECMSLMGKIPETVEILKEECQNELMKIVHKLSKYMYDIIQKSTDTPVLDLPVKQGQQFLVDLLETITGHFRQISLNNKIFLHILGKSSFHSELEEICYQMADIYSNMQGVIEYFVTNYLEIQPVSTLPRQNLSVFSNSQNISDLSDFFLPKNYTDGKCLMLFKFRNSSQGLIGNRKKVTYDNLREKELQLKNSAGDRNSKKLTLVCKPSLRNITYMFDSIKTFVSEIESALDIEPGDHCPLHAFIFDCANNFLDQVNSEINRILENASLNLESWSVSTLPDNTSDREGSEKQILTSTVILNDNLKELQKLLSNLPDYSNHFLQLIYYVILDYKDLVHKVFKSLFDEEQNILSVSWAKDRDIRRLLKSFSNWKFLSVAESGEIIESPEDIRLRNKEESELLIRNLHSEEHESWEIINDCTVLFNLAVLQESLQWFSEQLLTFVEDFKYGSRETHQERPEGAAELHALNAATGLKKLAKEYEDFSDVCLLALHLEVRAHCFHHLLSNNTTEDDPSQAWETSIKSLTDDLMKIDETLVSVLSPKEMKYVFEGLGELIASILIHSVSDTTKVNESLVKRMHRGIFAIQCCLSNITMTREVSLERARQYIQLLNQTCDEILNDILEEGAMFKEHEYASIFRLVLDKAGSDPQMLSHFESKLHEIFKRVSLQT is encoded by the coding sequence ATGTCTAGCGAAGCTTTGCCAAATCTAATTTCTGAATTGATGTCGAGCAAGTGCGATGGAGACAGATTGAGGACTCGGGCTCGATTCGAACAACATTCTGAAATTCTCGATGCCAAACTAAATCATCTAATTAAAAGTCACAGTCCTGATTTGTCTAGAATATTGGAAAGCACTAGTAAATCTATTCAAGTAGTTTCAACCGCAAAAGAAAAGTGTCGTGCATTGAAAGAACGTATTATTTCTTGCAAGGAAATTTTGCAGTGTAAAAGGGATGATCTCAGAAGATTATGGCTGGAATCTCTGGAACACAAATATGTTTACCAAATACTAGAAGAGATAGGAAGACTAAGAAAAATTCCTGCTACCGTGAATGATCATCTAGctcataagaaatatttacagGCGACTGAAATTCTTGTATCTTCACTGTCTATCTTGGAAGAGGATCTACGCGATACAGAAGGTCTGAAGAACTTAAGGTGTGAACTTCATCGTTTGATTGATAGACTTTATTCCGTATTTTTGGAAGAATTAACTCAGGAATTGTATATGTCAACGTTTCATACCGTCTTTCAAGGAAAGCATGACGTTGGTTTTGAAGAGGTCACTTACGAAAAAGTTTTTAGCAGTGAAATCGTAAAAAATAGCACAAAAAGTATAGATTTTAATGTTGCATATGTCACAACTTTGCTGGAATGCATGTCTTTGATGGGAAAAATACCTGAAacagttgaaatattaaaagaggaATGCCAAAATGAGCTGATgaaaattgttcataaattatCTAAGTACATGtatgatattattcaaaaatctacTGACACACCAGTTCTAGATTTACCTGTCAAACAAGGCCAACAGTTTTTAGTTGATTTACTGGAAACAATCACTGGGCACTTCagacaaatatctttaaataacaaaatattcctGCACATTCTTGGAAAATCCTCCTTTCACAGTGAATTGGAGGAGATTTGTTATCAGATGGCAGATATATATTCTAATATGCAAGGCGTGATCGAATATTTTGTGACTAATTATCTGGAGATTCAACCTGTGTCCACTTTGCCACGGCAGAATCTTTCTGTATTTTCCAACTCTCAGAATATAAGTGATCTGTCCGATTTTTTCCTGCCGAAGAATTATACAGATGGCAAGTGCCTTATGCTGTTTAAATTCCGTAATTCCTCACAAGGTTTGATTGGAAATCGAAAAAAAGTAACTTATGATAATTTGCGAGAAAAAGAGCTGCAGTTAAAAAATAGCGCTGGCGATAGAAATTCGAAGAAATTAACTCTGGTGTGTAAACCATCTTTGAGGAATATAACTTACATGTTTGActcaattaaaacatttgtttctgAAATTGAGAGTGCTCTGGACATTGAACCGGGAGACCATTGCCCGCTGCATGCATTCATATTTGATTGTGCCAATAACTTCTTGGATCAAGTGAATTCAGAAATAAACAGAATTCTCGAAAACGCTTCCTTAAACTTGGAATCATGGTCTGTCTCCACCCTACCTGACAATACATCTGATCGAGAAGgctctgaaaaacaaattttgaccAGCACTGTAATCTTAAACGACAACTTGAAAGAACTCCAGAAGTTGTTGAGCAATTTGCCAGATTATTCTAATCACTTCTTACAGCTAATATATTATGTGATCCTGGATTACAAAGATCTGGTCCATAAAGTCTTTAAAAGTCTGTTTGACGAAGAGCAGAATATATTAAGCGTCTCCTGGGCGAAAGATCGTGACATTAGACGGCTTCTGAAATCGTTCTCCAATTGGAAGTTCCTCTCAGTGGCTGAATCAGGTGAAATAATAGAATCCCCTGAAGATATTCGTCTGCGGAACAAAGAAGAATCTGAATTGCTAATTAGAAACTTACACTCAGAAGAACATGAGTCCTGGGAAATAATTAACGATTGCACCGTACTATTCAATCTGGCTGTCCTGCAAGAAAGTCTTCAATGGTTTTCCGAGCAACTACTCACTTTCGTTGAAGATTTCAAATATGGGTCTCGGGAAACACATCAAGAAAGACCAGAGGGCGCTGCCGAACTCCACGCTTTAAATGCTGCCACGGGTTTGAAGAAGTTAGCCAAAGAGTATGAAGATTTCTCAGATGTTTGCTTGTTGGCTTTGCACTTGGAAGTTCGAGCTCATTGCTTTCATCATCTGCTATCGAATAATACCACTGAAGATGATCCTAGCCAAGCTTGGGAAACATCCATAAAAAGTCTAACAGACGACTTGATGAAGATAGATGAAACTTTGGTTTCAGTGCTGTCTCCTAAAGAGATGAAGTACGTTTTCGAAGGTTTAGGTGAACTCATTGCCTCTATTTTAATACACAGTGTTTCGGATACGACGAAGGTGAACGAATCTTTGGTGAAGCGGATGCATCGCGGCATTTTTGCGATTCAGTGTTGCCTGAGCAACATCACGATGACGAGGGAAGTGTCATTAGAGAGAGCTCGACAGTATATCCAGCTGTTGAACCAAACTTGTGATGAGATCTTGAATGATATTCTCGAAGAAGGAGCGATGTTCAAAGAACACGAATATGCATCGATTTTCAGATTAGTGTTAGATAAAGCTGGTTCGGATCCTCAAATGTTATCTCATTTTGAAAGCAAATTGCATGAGATTTTCAAAAGAGTTTCCTTGCAAACTTAG